From Hemibagrus wyckioides isolate EC202008001 linkage group LG11, SWU_Hwy_1.0, whole genome shotgun sequence:
CTACACCAAAAATCTATTTACACAATTGTGCTTTTTGAAACAAGCCACAACAGAAGAGCGTGCGTCTCTTCTTCATGCCTTTTAGTCTGTCAGTTTATAAGAAGGCAAACAAAGGTCAAGAAAGGTCAGTGATTATTCCATCTTCTCTAGTCACACCCACAAAATACAATTTCATCCAACTGCCCTTCAGTGCTCATGTGGAAGAGGAGCCTGTGAAAGAGACGCGTGTCTACGAGTAGGGCGTGGTTTCAAGTTACCCCAGGGTGGAGTAGGCAGAGCGAGGGAGGTGGGGTGAGGGGGCGGAGCAGGGTAGGACGGGCTGCGCTGACCAACCATAGCAGGCAGGCTTTGGTTCCGTCTCAAACCCACCAATAAGCTTCCTCCTCCTGTCGGTAACAGAGTGGACGATTGGTGTGCCGCGTCCGATTCCGTCCGAATGACGTTTTTGTCCAATCCGAGCTTGCGCAGACGCTCGATGAGGTCGGGTTTCACTCCGTAGACATCCTGCAGGAAGAGCTCGGCCGGCCGCGATGCCAGAAAGTTGTCAGGTAGTGTGGAGGTTGATTCAAAGGGAACAGGGGAGGGGCAGGGGGAGTTGGGAGGGGTGTTGGGGGGCAGGTGTAGGGGCTGGGGAAGTTTGGAGGGAGGAGCTACTTTCTGAGCAGAGATGCCTTTCTCCAACAGGAGCTTAGCCAGACCTGCAGGGGGGGCTGTGGTGCGGCGAGGAGGAAACGAGTCACCCAGACTCAACCTGCACGGGGTGACCGGGGTGGAGGGGACGGAGCGGAGAGAACTCGGGGTGGAGGCACAGCTGAGGGAGGGAATgaggggaggagagggagagaaagaaaagaaatagtgatggaaaaaagaaaaaaataagaaatgaggaagaaaacatgagaaaaaaataataagaagaaagaaagaaagaaagaaagaaagaaagacagaaacaaacaaacaaacaaacaaagaaacaaacaaaacgggAGCAGAAAAatttgaaagaagaaaaaaagagagtgatttttaaaaaaagtgtaagATGGgagttattaaaaaaagagaaatagaaTTTGGTgagagaaaagggaaaagagacagaaaaaagaaacagacagatagatgatgAAAGAATCACTCACATTAAACGAACTACACTAAGACAAtcaacagccaatcagagagcagtaCCTGGGTGTGACCTGTGTGACATCACTGGGGTGCAGGATGCGGCAGGTGGTGAAGGTGTAGGTGGAGAAGGTGGAGCTCTGACACTTCCCAGGATTCACTgctttagagaaaaaaaaaaaaatcacacacacactagtgtctTTAATAAGAGCCCTGTgttagttgttactatagaaacgatcagAAGACTGAGGTGcaataacacaacaataaacTCTCACCTATAGAGGGCGCTGTTGTAGTAACACTCGCGTCTGGCTGGGACACAGGAAGTGCCGTTGACCCGGTCACCGATTTAACTAAAGTGTCATAGGTCACAGCAGCAGCCAATGAGACAGGAGACACTCTTATAGATGGTGAAAGAGGCGGGGCTTTAAGTGGCGTGAAAACACTCCTGTCTTTCCTTCCGTCCGGAGTGGAGGACGAGTGCACGTTGAATGTGATCCCTTCATCTTCACCCTcctctcctgtcttcctccCATCTTGTCCCTTCGTGTTGTCCGCCCACGGCACTCTGTCGTTCTCCTCGTCCTCCTCAAGGTCATTCAGGTGATACACAGAATCCTGGGGGAGGGGCCTAAAGCCCTTAGTGACCACACCTGGGTGCAGATCGAGGATGGAGGCCAAGTGAGGCTTTGCCAGCTGCTGCCAGTGGTGTAGGGTCAGAGAGCCTTCAGGAGGTAAAGGACAAATGTCAGAGGggatgtggtttgggacacaacCATGATGGCAAGGCACTTGTTATGGTGTTCATGTGCCCTAACTATCAAACAGGGGTTGTGGTTTGAGACACGTCCAcaatggagtgatgatggaaaGGCATTTATGATGCTGTTTATGTGCCCTACATAGTGAACAGGGtcgtgtggtttgggacatgtccaAGGTGGAATGATGGTGCACTTCTGATGGTGTTtaagtgcactacatagtgATTAGGATGTGTGATTTAGGACACATCCACAGTAGACTGACCATGTTAAGCCATTTGAGATTTTTTAACTTAATAAACAGGGAGTAAAGGAAGTGGTTTAGGACACATCCACAATGGACTGATGATGGAAAGGCATTTATGATGGTGGTCATGTGCCCTATATAGTGAATAGGGTGTGTAGTTTGGGACATGTCCACCAGTGGACTGATAATGAGGATACAAATTCATTCAAAAAATGCTTCCTATATGAGTACACTTTGAAGTGCTCCACTGTAGGATGTAGTGAGCAGGGCACTATTGGGGACTTTTTATTAAGGACTCACCTTCCATGGGTTTTACGATCTGCAGCTTCTCAGGCAAAAAGGTCTTAAAGCAACTGGAGGACATGGAGAAATCTGATAGGTTGGTGAAGGACGAGCGGATGCTTCCCATTGGAGAGCTGCAGCCACTCCAACCACCCTCTGACTCCGCCCCGTCAGAGAGCTCCTGCAGCTTCCTGTTTCTCTCGGCCTGGAAGTACTGACGTTCAGACAGGAAGTTCTGTCTCCTCAGAGTGAGGCGACGCAGCGCAGAGACGAGGTCGCTTCCTCCAGGAGAACCGGGACGGCCCACGCACGCGCTGCTGAAGGaaacacgccacacacacacacacacaggtcactaCAGTGCTgtcacacagacaaacacgcgatgcacagagaccacacactcacttgTCCATGCCGTGCGGCGTATCCtcaggtgtggggtgtgtgttggagtgaaacggctgtgatgtcatcaccaCACCGCAGTGTCCTGATCCGGGAATAGGAGGCGTCCCTGCTGCTGCTCGCGTTATTGACTCATTCGCTGacctcactgtctgaaacacacgcTTATTGCTCGACCTGCAACACAACATCGAGGGGCATGGATTAATCCAAAGGTGCATACAGAGGACTGAAGCCCATTTTACACCAGATGTAGTTTACCTACAGCtacaatataataatcatataataatataatataaccatataatataataaacgtTTACAAAGTGCTGTTAAGCCAAACACTTGTGGCATTAGACATGTTTAACTTTATAGTCCAAGGACATGGAAGATCCAATCACCAGTtgaaagtagtgtgtgtgtgtgtgtgtgtgtatacatgtgtaagACCCATTAATGATGAAATGCAACCATAGAAAGTTTAAAACATATCTGCATACAGTAGGTTTGTATAACATGAGGTGTATATactatgatattttttttttttttaagagtgatgacatcatcatcatcatcccatcacTGTGCAAGTGGATCATAACTACCCCTGGGGTCCTCCTGCAGTATTTACTCATCAGACACATGTCTGGAATCTTATCTCATGTCTGAACTGTAACTTATTGTGTCTTTGTATTACCTCTGGTCCTGAAATGCGATCTCTTCTTCAACACTCATCTCCTTCCTCATAGTGCCTTCAATCTCAGCCGCCAGAcactcctgagagagagagagagagagagagaaaggtattCATTTAGGAGAGGTGTGTTTTACATGTTAGTGTGAGATATAGTGTGACAGAGAAACATTTCTTCCTTCCATCTGTAAAGTGAAAGTTTTGTATGTGCTGTAGAAGAGAgagtgaataagagagagagagagagagagagagagagagagaaatggtgtGTGTCTCACCATGGGGTAGATGTTGTGTGAGAGATGCCTGCGCAGGCCTACAGACGGTGTGTTTTTACTGCGAAGCTCCTTGAGCTCTTCCTGAGACTCGTGCAGCATCCCTACACACTCCGCATTCCTGTCGGCCAGCTCAtttaactaaaacacacacacacacatactttacaTGCAGCACTGTGCTTGTTATTTAGCATAACTAAAATATGGTAATGTAGTATTATTtcttctaagtgtgtgtgtgtgtgtgtacctcagcaGTTAGCTGTCGCTGGGCTTCCTTTGAGGCTTGTAGATGAATCCTCAGCTCTTCTTTCTCCAATGCTAACTgtaaacatcaacacacaatcaccattTCCTCTTCATCTgctttcttgttttctctctctctctatctctctctcttttctattCTCGGGTTCCccctcttcatcatctcacctgtTTGAGGCGCTGCTGGAGCTCCACTATCTGTGACAGGAGCTGGGAGATTTCCTCCTGCTGTTTCATAAGATCCTCGTTCTTCTGAGAGAGTTCTTCAGTCAGACTCACCATCTGAGTGTTTGACTCAcctgagaaacacacaaacacacacacacttagcctcaatttatttttaatcattcgTCTATCAAGAGTTACCAAAACAAAGGCAGCACATTATACAGGCTGAACTTACGGAGCTCTTTCACACAATCGCTGACCAGCTGCTGCTCTTTCTCCTCGTATGTGATGGTCTCCTTCTTCAACTGACTCGCCTGCAGACGTACATTTGAAATCGTGTGTTGTGATCGAACGAGACTGATATCaaaattttaatgcattttgtgCACCATAATGTTTGGAAAATATCTGGAAAATATGAATGTGGCTCATTCATGCTTTGCAGCTAGTGGTCCAATGGCAGGATATTTTAACCCAAAACCTGGATCCCTTAGCTACATAATGAGAAGACTTCCTGGGTGGGCTACATGCTGAGAGGGCCTCTGGGATGAGTTACAAATTTAGAGGGCCTCCTGGATGAGATGCACATTGAGAGGGCATCCTGGATATGCTATACACTGAGTAGGTCCCCTGGATGAGCTGCGTATTGATAGGGCCCCCTGGATGAGCTACATATTGACAGAGCCTCCTGGATGAGCTACACATTAAGATGCCCTCCTAGATAAGTTTCATATTGAC
This genomic window contains:
- the trak2 gene encoding trafficking kinesin-binding protein 2 isoform X3; its protein translation is MLEVKHMSAEKKETAVGTDEGRSVCVSNADPVYVYETQDWMVSPACSPDEHSSISPLLAEETFRYMTFLALEPSSSSSSSSLSRSHTFSKVLTSDRVEQMTKTYNDIEVVTHLLAERDRDLELAARIGQSLLQRNHVLQERNESLEEQLTQMLDQVHQLQHELMKKDELLRMVSSASEESETDSSSSPSLTQAPSNHTLTHTLTLSQLEALQCKLQDLEEENHKLRVEASQLKKETITYEEKEQQLVSDCVKELRESNTQMVSLTEELSQKNEDLMKQQEEISQLLSQIVELQQRLKQLALEKEELRIHLQASKEAQRQLTAELNELADRNAECVGMLHESQEELKELRSKNTPSVGLRRHLSHNIYPMECLAAEIEGTMRKEMSVEEEIAFQDQRSSNKRVFQTVRSANESITRAAAGTPPIPGSGHCGVVMTSQPFHSNTHPTPEDTPHGMDNSACVGRPGSPGGSDLVSALRRLTLRRQNFLSERQYFQAERNRKLQELSDGAESEGGWSGCSSPMGSIRSSFTNLSDFSMSSSCFKTFLPEKLQIVKPMEGSLTLHHWQQLAKPHLASILDLHPGVVTKGFRPLPQDSVYHLNDLEEDEENDRVPWADNTKGQDGRKTGEEGEDEGITFNVHSSSTPDGRKDRSVFTPLKAPPLSPSIRVSPVSLAAAVTYDTLVKSVTGSTALPVSQPDASVTTTAPSIAVNPGKCQSSTFSTYTFTTCRILHPSDVTQVTPSCASTPSSLRSVPSTPVTPCRLSLGDSFPPRRTTAPPAGLAKLLLEKGISAQKVAPPSKLPQPLHLPPNTPPNSPCPSPVPFESTSTLPDNFLASRPAELFLQDVYGVKPDLIERLRKLGLDKNVIRTESDAAHQSSTLLPTGGGSLLVGLRRNQSLPAMVGQRSPSYPAPPPHPTSLALPTPPWGNLKPRPTRRHASLSQAPLPHEH
- the trak2 gene encoding trafficking kinesin-binding protein 2 isoform X5; translated protein: MTKTYNDIEVVTHLLAERDRDLELAARIGQSLLQRNHVLQERNESLEEQLTQMLDQVHQLQHELMKKDELLRMVSSASEESETDSSSSPSLTQAPSNHTLTHTLTLSQLEALQCKLQDLEEENHKLRVEASQLKKETITYEEKEQQLVSDCVKELRESNTQMVSLTEELSQKNEDLMKQQEEISQLLSQIVELQQRLKQLALEKEELRIHLQASKEAQRQLTAELNELADRNAECVGMLHESQEELKELRSKNTPSVGLRRHLSHNIYPMECLAAEIEGTMRKEMSVEEEIAFQDQRSSNKRVFQTVRSANESITRAAAGTPPIPGSGHCGVVMTSQPFHSNTHPTPEDTPHGMDNSACVGRPGSPGGSDLVSALRRLTLRRQNFLSERQYFQAERNRKLQELSDGAESEGGWSGCSSPMGSIRSSFTNLSDFSMSSSCFKTFLPEKLQIVKPMEGSLTLHHWQQLAKPHLASILDLHPGVVTKGFRPLPQDSVYHLNDLEEDEENDRVPWADNTKGQDGRKTGEEGEDEGITFNVHSSSTPDGRKDRSVFTPLKAPPLSPSIRVSPVSLAAAVTYDTLVKSVTGSTALPVSQPDASVTTTAPSIAVNPGKCQSSTFSTYTFTTCRILHPSDVTQVTPSCASTPSSLRSVPSTPVTPCRLSLGDSFPPRRTTAPPAGLAKLLLEKGISAQKVAPPSKLPQPLHLPPNTPPNSPCPSPVPFESTSTLPDNFLASRPAELFLQDVYGVKPDLIERLRKLGLDKNVIRTESDAAHQSSTLLPTGGGSLLVGLRRNQSLPAMVGQRSPSYPAPPPHPTSLALPTPPWGNLKPRPTRRHASLSQAPLPHEH
- the trak2 gene encoding trafficking kinesin-binding protein 2 isoform X4 → MLEVKHMSAEKKETAVGTDEGRSVCVSNADPVYVYETQDWMVSPACSPDEHSSISPLLAEETFRYMILTSDRVEQMTKTYNDIEVVTHLLAERDRDLELAARIGQSLLQRNHVLQERNESLEEQLTQMLDQVHQLQHELMKKDELLRMVSSASEESETDSSSSPSLTQAPSNHTLTHTLTLSQLEALQCKLQDLEEENHKLRVEASQLKKETITYEEKEQQLVSDCVKELRESNTQMVSLTEELSQKNEDLMKQQEEISQLLSQIVELQQRLKQLALEKEELRIHLQASKEAQRQLTAELNELADRNAECVGMLHESQEELKELRSKNTPSVGLRRHLSHNIYPMECLAAEIEGTMRKEMSVEEEIAFQDQRSSNKRVFQTVRSANESITRAAAGTPPIPGSGHCGVVMTSQPFHSNTHPTPEDTPHGMDNSACVGRPGSPGGSDLVSALRRLTLRRQNFLSERQYFQAERNRKLQELSDGAESEGGWSGCSSPMGSIRSSFTNLSDFSMSSSCFKTFLPEKLQIVKPMEGSLTLHHWQQLAKPHLASILDLHPGVVTKGFRPLPQDSVYHLNDLEEDEENDRVPWADNTKGQDGRKTGEEGEDEGITFNVHSSSTPDGRKDRSVFTPLKAPPLSPSIRVSPVSLAAAVTYDTLVKSVTGSTALPVSQPDASVTTTAPSIAVNPGKCQSSTFSTYTFTTCRILHPSDVTQVTPSCASTPSSLRSVPSTPVTPCRLSLGDSFPPRRTTAPPAGLAKLLLEKGISAQKVAPPSKLPQPLHLPPNTPPNSPCPSPVPFESTSTLPDNFLASRPAELFLQDVYGVKPDLIERLRKLGLDKNVIRTESDAAHQSSTLLPTGGGSLLVGLRRNQSLPAMVGQRSPSYPAPPPHPTSLALPTPPWGNLKPRPTRRHASLSQAPLPHEH
- the trak2 gene encoding trafficking kinesin-binding protein 2 isoform X1, with the protein product MAVLNLQNEDLYDCFVVEAFLALEPSSSSSSSSLSRSHTFSKVLTSDRVEQMTKTYNDIEVVTHLLAERDRDLELAARIGQSLLQRNHVLQERNESLEEQLTQMLDQVHQLQHELMKKDELLRMVSSASEESETDSSSSPSLTQAPSNHTLTHTLTLSQLEALQCKLQDLEEENHKLRVEASQLKKETITYEEKEQQLVSDCVKELRESNTQMVSLTEELSQKNEDLMKQQEEISQLLSQIVELQQRLKQLALEKEELRIHLQASKEAQRQLTAELNELADRNAECVGMLHESQEELKELRSKNTPSVGLRRHLSHNIYPMECLAAEIEGTMRKEMSVEEEIAFQDQRSSNKRVFQTVRSANESITRAAAGTPPIPGSGHCGVVMTSQPFHSNTHPTPEDTPHGMDNSACVGRPGSPGGSDLVSALRRLTLRRQNFLSERQYFQAERNRKLQELSDGAESEGGWSGCSSPMGSIRSSFTNLSDFSMSSSCFKTFLPEKLQIVKPMEGSLTLHHWQQLAKPHLASILDLHPGVVTKGFRPLPQDSVYHLNDLEEDEENDRVPWADNTKGQDGRKTGEEGEDEGITFNVHSSSTPDGRKDRSVFTPLKAPPLSPSIRVSPVSLAAAVTYDTLVKSVTGSTALPVSQPDASVTTTAPSIAVNPGKCQSSTFSTYTFTTCRILHPSDVTQVTPSCASTPSSLRSVPSTPVTPCRLSLGDSFPPRRTTAPPAGLAKLLLEKGISAQKVAPPSKLPQPLHLPPNTPPNSPCPSPVPFESTSTLPDNFLASRPAELFLQDVYGVKPDLIERLRKLGLDKNVIRTESDAAHQSSTLLPTGGGSLLVGLRRNQSLPAMVGQRSPSYPAPPPHPTSLALPTPPWGNLKPRPTRRHASLSQAPLPHEH
- the trak2 gene encoding trafficking kinesin-binding protein 2 isoform X2, whose amino-acid sequence is MAVLNLQNEDLYDCFVVEAFLALEPSSSSSSSSLSRSHTFSKVLTSDRVEQMTKTYNDIEVVTHLLAERDRDLELAARIGQSLLQRNHVLQERNESLEEQLTQMLDQVHQLQHELMKKDELLRMVSSASEESETDSSSSPSLTQAPSNHTLTHTLTLSQLEALQCKLQDLEEENHKLRVEASQLKKETITYEEKEQQLVSDCVKELRESNTQMVSLTEELSQKNEDLMKQQEEISQLLSQIVELQQRLKQLALEKEELRIHLQASKEAQRQLTAELNELADRNAECVGMLHESQEELKELRSKNTPSVGLRRHLSHNIYPMECLAAEIEGTMRKEMSVEEEIAFQDQRSSNKRVFQTVRSANESITRAAAGTPPIPGSGHCGVVMTSQPFHSNTHPTPEDTPHGMDNSACVGRPGSPGGSDLVSALRRLTLRRQNFLSERQYFQAERNRKLQELSDGAESEGGWSGCSSPMGSIRSSFTNLSDFSMSSSCFKTFLPEKLQIVKPMEGSLTLHHWQQLAKPHLASILDLHPGVVTKGFRPLPQDSVYHLNDLEEDEENDRVPWADNTKGQDGRKTGEEGEDEGITFNVHSSSTPDGRKDRSVFTPLKAPPLSPSIRVSPVSLAAAVTYDTLVKSVTGSTALPVSQPDASVTTTAPSIVNPGKCQSSTFSTYTFTTCRILHPSDVTQVTPSCASTPSSLRSVPSTPVTPCRLSLGDSFPPRRTTAPPAGLAKLLLEKGISAQKVAPPSKLPQPLHLPPNTPPNSPCPSPVPFESTSTLPDNFLASRPAELFLQDVYGVKPDLIERLRKLGLDKNVIRTESDAAHQSSTLLPTGGGSLLVGLRRNQSLPAMVGQRSPSYPAPPPHPTSLALPTPPWGNLKPRPTRRHASLSQAPLPHEH